Part of the Haloarcula laminariae genome is shown below.
GAGCAGGTCGAGTTGAGCATCAGTCATGTTGCCGAGTGCCTCCGAGAGGCGTTTTTCGATGGCGGGCCCCAGCAGGGTCCCCAGCGCGATGGCGAAACTGGCCGTCCCCAGCACCACCACCGTCATCCCGAACAGCGTCGCCCGGTCGGTCGCCGGCGTCACGTCCCCGTAGCCGACCGTGCTGGCGGTTACGAGCGTGTAGTAGAACGCGTCGGTCAGCGTCGAGACGCCGTTGAACTCCTCGCGAAGCGCCCACGTCCCGACGGTGCCGTACACCTGCGCGCCAAGCAGCGCGGCGCCGGCGGCGAGCTGGGCCGTCGAGAGGTCGAGGTCGCGGTCGAACCGGTGCCGGTTGACCAGCAGCGTCGGCAGCGACACGAGCGAGAGGACGACAAGCGGCAGGGAGAGCACGGAGAGCCGCGAGGTCTGAACCACGCCCTGGACCGCCGCCACCGGGAGTAGGGCGACCATCAGGTACCAGGCCACACGGAGCCGGCGGCGCAGCCCGGTCACGCCGACGAGCAGCGTGAACCCGGTCAGCGCGCCGGTAAACCCCACCGCGAGCTGGAAGCTCTCGGGGATGTACCGCGTGAGGAACCCGCCCACCGGCGCGGTGATGTTGGCCACGCCAGTGGCGAAGGACAGCACCGCGACGAGCGTCGGTAACAGTATCGTCGCCCGGGCGCTCAGCCAGTCCCGCGACCAGTCCATACCACCCCGTCGCTACCGTCGGCTGTAAATGTACTGTCCCCGAAGCCGGTGGGACAGTCGTTGGCACGCACCAATCCGAACGTTCAACCGCGAACCCGCCCTACCAGGATGTATGTACGCGGTCGTCGGCTGTAGCGAGTGCAGCGCCCTCTGGGTCGTCGAGGGGCGGCCGGAGACGAGCCAGTGTCCCCGCTGTGGGAGCCGGCGCCAGCACGCCAAACGCCGGACGTTCGTCGAGACCGACGATGAGGACCACGCCCGCGAGGTGCGGGCGTCGATGCTCGCCAACCGGCAGGACCACGGGGAGGCCTTCGCCGAACTCGACTCCTTTGCCGACATGGACCGCCAGGTCGAGACGTCGGGCGTCGACGACGACACCTACCTGGAGGCGTCGGGCGTCGACAGCGACGCCGTCGCCGCTGCCGCCGACCGCGCCGGGCAGGGGGCCGGCGGCGGTCGGAGCCGCAAGGAGACCGTCCTCGCGGCCCTTCGCGACCTGGAGGCGCCCACGGAGGCCGACGTGGTCGCCTACGCCGAGGAACGCGACGTGCCGGCCGACTACACCCGGCGGGCGCTGGCGAAGCTCGTCCGGGCCGGTCGGGCCAGCGAGTCCGGCGGGAGCTACCGGCTCCTATGACCGGCCTGGACCTCGAAGCCGGGCCGGTCGCCGTCGGCTCGCTCGTCGGGCTGGCCGGGCTCCTCTTTCTCGCCGCGCCGGTGGTCGCCCCGGTCCCCGTCGGCGGGCTGACCGTCAGCCCGGTCGCGCTCTCGGCCGTGACGCTGACCGCCGGCTTCGCGCTCGGGACCGTCGTCTTCGCCCTGCGCGGCCGGCGGCTGTTCGCGATAGCTCACGGCGTCTTCGCCGTCGCCTGGGCGCTGCTCGTGGCCGGTCCCCTCCTCGGGAACGGCGACCTGCTGCTGGCCGGCGTCGTGGTGCTGGTCGCCGGCGTCGGCTTCCTGCTGAGCCAGACTCGCTGACAGCGCCGCGGGGTCTCGGAGACGGGGCGGTCGGCTACATCAGGTCGACGGCGTCGTCGAACAGCGGCTTCAGGCGGCTGATGGTCTGTTCGTCGTGGGCGCCCGGGTCCAGGTGGAAGTGGGAGACGGCGTCGGCGTCCCGGAGCTGTCCGGCGAACATGTGGAGGAACTTGAAGACGGGTTTGAGCTCAGCGAACTGGAGCATCTCCGTCATCGAGTCGAAACAGGCGACGAGCTGGCTGTCGTCGTCGTGGTCGTTGAGGTAGTTGTTGAGCCGCATCCCGAGCCCCGTGATGTCGTTGGGGTTCGCCGTCGTGACGAAGACGTTCTCGGGGACGCCGTCGTCGCCCGAACGCCCGCCGGGCTGGTCGCCGACGACGACGATGCCCATCCGGCCCGGCAGGCCGCCGTGGTGGTCGCGCCACCGGCTGACGAGTTCCGTCGGGGTGTCGGAGTAGGTGACGTGTAACACGTCGAGGCGCTCGGGCGGGCCGGCGTCCTGCAGGTCGAGGCATATCTCCCGCTTCTCGTCGCTGAGCGAGGGAGCCATCACGATGACGTTCGAGCCGGGCGGCGGGGCGTCGGTCGCCATTACCGGCCCCCGTCACCGAGCGTCGATTCGGCGCTGCCCGCGCCGGGCGGTTGCTGGACCCGCATGTACGGCTCCCGCTCGATGTACTCCACGAGGCGGGTCGACCCCATGAACCCGCTCGGCGACTTCTGGAGTTCGATGTACTGCAGCCCCTTGTCGGTCACCCACGTTTCGAGGGTCTGCCAGGCGCCGTTCTCGTAGAACGCGGCGAGTTCGTC
Proteins encoded:
- a CDS encoding DUF7504 family protein; this translates as MATDAPPPGSNVIVMAPSLSDEKREICLDLQDAGPPERLDVLHVTYSDTPTELVSRWRDHHGGLPGRMGIVVVGDQPGGRSGDDGVPENVFVTTANPNDITGLGMRLNNYLNDHDDDSQLVACFDSMTEMLQFAELKPVFKFLHMFAGQLRDADAVSHFHLDPGAHDEQTISRLKPLFDDAVDLM
- a CDS encoding DUF5817 domain-containing protein; translated protein: MYAVVGCSECSALWVVEGRPETSQCPRCGSRRQHAKRRTFVETDDEDHAREVRASMLANRQDHGEAFAELDSFADMDRQVETSGVDDDTYLEASGVDSDAVAAAADRAGQGAGGGRSRKETVLAALRDLEAPTEADVVAYAEERDVPADYTRRALAKLVRAGRASESGGSYRLL
- a CDS encoding NAD-binding protein: MDWSRDWLSARATILLPTLVAVLSFATGVANITAPVGGFLTRYIPESFQLAVGFTGALTGFTLLVGVTGLRRRLRVAWYLMVALLPVAAVQGVVQTSRLSVLSLPLVVLSLVSLPTLLVNRHRFDRDLDLSTAQLAAGAALLGAQVYGTVGTWALREEFNGVSTLTDAFYYTLVTASTVGYGDVTPATDRATLFGMTVVVLGTASFAIALGTLLGPAIEKRLSEALGNMTDAQLDLLENHVVVLGYGDLTEPILDELAGATDFVVVTPDPDKAARLQQRDIAVLTDDPSDEAPLERAGIHEARAVVAATNDDAQDALAILTARALNPELNIVAAATDRENVEKLRRAGADTVISPAVIGGHLLVQSALGREGMESVADHLLDVEDESDL